A window from Plasmodium chabaudi chabaudi strain AS genome assembly, chromosome: 11 encodes these proteins:
- a CDS encoding CPW-WPC family protein has translation MKGASPFFLFFFVSIIWLKMSNGYESPRFSSLATKENKDISKDMEELNAINNELIDNEKEDEDDDDEESEGLGESDFDDLAHESLEQAEEQATIDLENSEIENILDKEIYRIIQERLKKLWYIGKCRRDYSNLCPLGWKISEYDTGLCIPPETYEGQCRSIDFSNSKDVDKELFAWKCEVQWPCINSPKLKIMGKCPSKWTLVGNSLCIAPDDYVGKCSPAMDFSNYDYEHRARWANDCDAEWSALPKSFVKNGQEIKTPTYGFGGPVEENGHVLKIVH, from the exons ATGAAAGGTGCTTCACCtttttttctgtttttttttgtctccATAATTTGGTTAAAAATGTCTAATGGTTATGAATCCCCCAGATTTAGTAGTCTCGCTACAAAGGAGAATAAAGACATATCAAA GGATATGGAAGAATTAAATGCAATTAATAATGAACTAATcgataatgaaaaagaagatGAAGATGATGACGATGAAGAAAGCGAGGGTTTAGGTGAATCTGATTTTGATGACCTAGCACATGAAAGTCTTGAACAG GCTGAAGAACAAGCAACAATTGATCTTGAAAATTCtgaaatagaaaatatcTTGGATAAAG aAATTTACAGAATAATTCAAGAGAgattgaaaaaattgtg GTATATTGGAAAATGCCGAAGGGATTACTCTAATTTATGTCCTTTag gATGGAAAATATCGGAGTATGATACAGGTCTTTGTATTCCTCCTGAAACATACGAAGGACA gTGTAGGTCTATAGACTTCTCGAATAGTAAAGATGTCGATAAAGAGCTGTTCGCATGGAAATGTGAAGTACAATGGCCATGTATAAATT CGCCAAAGTTAAAGATTATGGGGAAGTGTCCATCCAAATGGACCCTCGTAGGGAATAGCTTATGCATAGCACCTGAT GATTATGTTGGGAAATGCTCACCAGCTATGGACTTTTCAAATTATGATTATGAGCATAGAGCTAGATGGGCTAATGAtt GTGACGCTGAATGGAGCGCATTGCCTAAATCATTTGTCAAAAATGGCCAGGAAATAAAAACCCCAACATATGGATTTGGGGGTCCTGTAGAAGAAAATGGacatgttttaaaaattgttcattaa
- a CDS encoding secreted ookinete protein, putative: MKYFFVSAYLFFCCFLYNNFVLNEKIIPISPAGRNKLKKIAERDDDFKINIHAPVEDTQEVLESLDSLMRVEEIQRKVDEEEFMNTKQRLLKVHKKRIQDILSLAFEPLHDLLPNPLQYLITKDVHSYIKSLEE, translated from the exons ATGAAAtacttttttgtttcagcctatttgtttttttgttgttttctctataataattttgttctaaatgaaaaaattattcccATAAGCCCT GCTGGCCGCaataagttaaaaaaaattgcagAGCGCGATGACGatttcaaaataaacatacat GCCCCGGTTGAAGATACACAAGAAGTACTTGAGTCTTTGGATTCCTTAATGAGGGTCGAAGAAATTCAAAGAAAAGTCGATGAAGAAGAATTTATGAACACTAAACAAAGATTATTAAAAGTccacaaaaaaagaattca GGATATTCTTTCTTTAGCATTTGAACCTCTTCATGATTTGTTGCCAAATCCATTACAATACTTAATCACTAAAG atGTCCATTCGTATATAAAGAGCTTGGAAGAATGA